A single Micromonospora sp. CCTCC AA 2012012 DNA region contains:
- the hpt gene encoding hypoxanthine phosphoribosyltransferase: MADGSWYDADIDHVIISEAQIREKTAELAKQVSADYAHVQDGLLLVCVLKGAVMFMADFARALGRQGPPAELDFMAISSYGQGTTSSGVVRILKDLDRDIAGRHVVVVEDIVDSGLTLSWLLRYLESRSAASVEVVALFRKPDAVKVPVPVKYVGFDIPTEFVVGYGLDFGERYRELPYVGVLKPEVYARA, from the coding sequence ATGGCTGACGGCTCCTGGTACGACGCCGACATCGACCACGTGATCATCTCCGAGGCGCAGATCCGCGAGAAGACAGCGGAGCTGGCCAAGCAGGTCTCGGCGGACTACGCCCACGTGCAGGACGGACTGCTGCTCGTCTGCGTGCTCAAGGGTGCGGTCATGTTCATGGCCGACTTCGCCCGGGCGCTGGGCCGGCAGGGTCCCCCGGCCGAGCTGGACTTCATGGCCATCTCCTCGTACGGCCAGGGCACCACCTCCTCCGGGGTGGTCCGGATCCTCAAGGACCTGGACCGGGACATCGCCGGCCGGCACGTGGTGGTCGTCGAGGACATCGTGGATTCCGGCCTGACCCTCTCCTGGCTGCTGCGCTACCTGGAGTCCCGCTCGGCGGCGAGCGTCGAGGTGGTGGCCCTGTTCCGCAAGCCCGACGCGGTCAAGGTGCCGGTCCCGGTGAAGTACGTCGGCTTCGACATCCCCACCGAGTTCGTGGTCGGCTACGGCCTCGACTTCGGTGAGCGCTACCGGGAGCTGCCGTACGTCGGCGTGCTCAAGCCCGAGGTCTACGCCCGCGCCTGA
- the ftsH gene encoding ATP-dependent zinc metalloprotease FtsH — MERTRFFRRPVVWIILVILGAVVLSQLFTAGPSYHRVDTSVALDQLHTSKINKVVFQDKEQTLQLDLAQKTKFGDTTTDKIEAQFPYEAGDDIWNQVLEAKAANRVTGPADAKVSSDSIWVSLLVNLLPIALLVLLLLFFMSQMQGGGSRVLNFGKSKAKMITKDTPKTTFADVAGADEAVEELHEIKDFLQNPAKYQALGAKIPKGVLLFGPPGTGKTLLARAVAGEAGVPFYSISGSDFVEMFVGVGASRVRDLFEQAKANAPAIVFVDEIDAVGRHRGAGMGGGHDEREQTLNQLLVEMDGFDTKGGVILIAATNRPDILDPALLRPGRFDRQIPVDAPDMEGRKAILRVHGKGKPFTPDVDLDAVARRTPGFSGADLANVINEAALLTARKEQRAISNDSLEESIDRVIAGPQRRTRVMSDQEKKITAYHEGGHALVAWALPHAAPVHKVTILSRGRSLGHTLVLPTEDKYTQTRAEMIDTLAYALGGRAAEELVFHEPTTGAGNDIEKATGLARAMITQYGMSSKLGALKYGTSGDEPFLGRNMGHERDYSDAVAAEIDGEMRALIELAHDEAWEILVEYRDVLDNMVLELMEKETLSTADMARICARVVKRPPMAPYHGFGKRQPSTEPPVLTPAEKEKLKAQATADGISVGGSSNNSDGTH, encoded by the coding sequence ATGGAACGTACGCGTTTCTTCCGCCGACCGGTGGTCTGGATCATCCTGGTCATCCTCGGCGCCGTTGTGCTCAGTCAACTCTTCACCGCTGGTCCCAGCTACCACCGGGTGGACACATCCGTGGCGCTCGACCAGCTCCACACCTCGAAGATCAACAAGGTCGTCTTCCAGGACAAGGAGCAGACGCTCCAGCTCGACCTGGCCCAGAAGACCAAGTTCGGTGACACCACCACCGACAAGATCGAGGCCCAGTTCCCGTACGAGGCCGGCGACGACATCTGGAACCAGGTGCTCGAGGCCAAGGCCGCCAACCGGGTCACCGGGCCGGCCGACGCCAAGGTCTCGTCGGACAGCATCTGGGTCAGCCTGCTGGTCAACCTGCTGCCGATCGCGCTGCTCGTGCTCCTGCTGCTGTTCTTCATGTCGCAGATGCAGGGCGGCGGCTCCCGGGTGCTCAACTTCGGCAAGTCCAAGGCGAAGATGATCACCAAGGACACGCCGAAGACCACCTTCGCGGACGTGGCCGGGGCCGACGAGGCCGTCGAGGAACTGCACGAGATCAAGGACTTCCTGCAGAACCCGGCGAAGTACCAGGCCCTCGGCGCCAAGATCCCCAAGGGTGTGCTGCTCTTCGGCCCGCCCGGTACCGGTAAGACGCTGCTCGCCCGGGCGGTCGCCGGTGAGGCCGGCGTGCCGTTCTACTCGATCTCCGGCTCGGACTTCGTGGAGATGTTCGTCGGTGTCGGCGCCAGCCGGGTCCGCGACCTCTTCGAGCAGGCCAAGGCGAACGCCCCGGCGATCGTCTTCGTCGACGAGATCGACGCCGTCGGCCGGCACCGCGGCGCCGGCATGGGCGGCGGTCACGACGAGCGCGAGCAGACCCTCAACCAGCTCCTCGTCGAGATGGACGGCTTCGACACCAAGGGCGGCGTCATCCTGATCGCCGCCACCAACCGGCCGGACATCCTCGACCCGGCGCTGCTGCGCCCGGGCCGCTTCGACCGGCAGATCCCGGTCGACGCCCCCGACATGGAGGGCCGCAAGGCCATCCTGCGGGTGCACGGCAAGGGCAAGCCGTTCACGCCCGACGTCGACCTCGACGCGGTGGCCCGGCGTACCCCCGGCTTCAGCGGTGCCGACCTGGCCAACGTGATCAACGAGGCCGCGCTGCTCACCGCGCGCAAGGAGCAGCGGGCGATCAGCAACGACTCCCTGGAGGAGTCGATCGACCGGGTCATCGCCGGTCCGCAGCGACGGACCCGGGTGATGAGCGACCAGGAGAAGAAGATCACCGCGTACCACGAGGGTGGGCACGCGCTGGTCGCCTGGGCGCTGCCGCACGCCGCGCCGGTGCACAAGGTGACGATCCTGTCCCGCGGTCGCTCGCTGGGCCACACCCTGGTCCTGCCGACCGAGGACAAGTACACCCAGACCCGGGCCGAGATGATCGACACCCTGGCGTACGCGCTGGGTGGCCGGGCCGCCGAGGAGCTCGTCTTCCACGAGCCCACCACCGGCGCCGGCAACGACATCGAGAAGGCCACCGGGCTCGCCCGGGCGATGATCACCCAGTACGGCATGAGCTCCAAGCTCGGCGCGCTGAAGTACGGCACCAGCGGGGACGAGCCGTTCCTCGGCCGCAACATGGGCCACGAGCGGGACTACTCCGACGCGGTGGCTGCCGAGATCGACGGCGAGATGCGCGCCCTGATCGAGCTGGCGCACGACGAGGCCTGGGAGATCCTGGTGGAATACCGGGACGTCCTGGACAACATGGTCCTGGAGCTGATGGAGAAGGAGACCCTCTCCACCGCCGACATGGCCCGGATCTGCGCCCGCGTGGTGAAGCGTCCGCCGATGGCGCCCTACCACGGCTTCGGCAAGCGTCAGCCCTCCACCGAGCCGCCGGTCCTCACCCCGGCCGAGAAGGAGAAGCTCAAGGCGCAGGCCACCGCCGACGGCATCTCCGTCGGTGGCTCCTCGAACAACTCGGACGGTACGCACTGA
- a CDS encoding gamma-glutamyltransferase family protein: MAYPRQPLFAPNGAVATSQPLAAAAGLAVLRRGGNAVDAALATAITLTVVQPPSNDIGGDLFAIVWDGERLHGLNASGRSPAGLTREIVLAATDRRGAEPVDALGGAQATGPAMPARGWLPVTVPGAPAGWRDLHDRFGSLPFAELFADAIGYAEHGYPVAAGTAATWARAVAAHAGPVGEEYAEFDRVFTVDGRAPRPGQWWRNPDAAETLRRIAATGAADFYRGRIAAALDAHAARTGGLLTGDDLARHRSTWVDPVSVRYRGHEVWELPPNGQGVAALLALGVLDGVDLAALSPEERLHWQLEAVKLGFADAHAHVADPERARVPAPPALLDPGYLAARRARVTDRAGDPVAGDPERGGTVYLCTADADGMMVSLIQSTYLAFGSRVVLPGNGFALQNRGTGFRLDPAHPNVVAPAKRPFHTIIPGFLTRDGAPVGPFGVMGGHMQPQGHVQLVSATVDAGLDPQAALDTPRWYWHAGRTVLVEPTLDQRVVAALLGRGHEVTVAGEPAVFGYGQAIWRHPSGGYVAGSESRVDGAMLGW; this comes from the coding sequence ATGGCGTACCCCCGGCAGCCGCTCTTCGCCCCCAACGGTGCCGTCGCGACCAGCCAGCCGCTCGCGGCGGCCGCGGGCCTGGCCGTGCTGCGGCGCGGCGGCAACGCCGTCGACGCCGCGCTGGCCACCGCGATCACTCTGACCGTGGTGCAGCCGCCCTCGAACGACATCGGCGGCGACCTGTTCGCGATCGTCTGGGACGGCGAGCGGCTACACGGGCTGAACGCCTCCGGGCGGTCCCCGGCCGGGCTGACCAGGGAGATCGTGCTGGCCGCGACGGACCGGCGGGGCGCGGAGCCGGTCGACGCGCTGGGTGGTGCGCAGGCGACCGGGCCGGCGATGCCGGCCCGGGGCTGGCTGCCGGTGACCGTGCCGGGCGCCCCGGCCGGCTGGCGGGACCTGCACGACCGGTTCGGCTCGCTGCCCTTCGCCGAGCTCTTCGCGGACGCGATCGGCTACGCCGAGCACGGCTACCCGGTGGCCGCCGGCACCGCCGCGACCTGGGCCCGGGCGGTCGCCGCCCATGCCGGACCGGTCGGCGAGGAGTACGCCGAGTTCGACCGGGTGTTCACCGTGGACGGCCGGGCGCCCCGGCCCGGGCAGTGGTGGCGCAACCCGGACGCGGCGGAGACGCTGCGGCGGATCGCGGCGACCGGGGCGGCGGACTTCTACCGGGGTCGGATCGCGGCGGCGCTCGACGCGCACGCGGCCCGGACCGGCGGCCTGCTCACCGGCGACGACCTGGCCCGGCACCGCTCCACCTGGGTCGATCCGGTCAGCGTCCGCTACCGCGGGCACGAGGTGTGGGAGCTGCCGCCGAACGGGCAGGGCGTCGCGGCGCTGCTGGCGTTGGGGGTGCTGGACGGGGTGGACCTGGCCGCGCTGTCGCCGGAGGAGCGGCTGCACTGGCAGCTCGAGGCGGTGAAGCTCGGCTTCGCCGACGCGCACGCCCACGTCGCCGACCCCGAGCGGGCGCGGGTGCCGGCCCCGCCGGCCCTGCTCGACCCCGGCTATCTCGCCGCGCGCCGGGCCCGGGTGACCGACCGGGCCGGTGACCCGGTGGCCGGCGATCCGGAGCGGGGCGGCACCGTCTATCTCTGCACGGCCGACGCCGACGGCATGATGGTCAGCCTGATCCAGTCCACCTATCTGGCCTTCGGCTCGCGCGTGGTGCTCCCCGGCAACGGCTTCGCCCTGCAGAACCGGGGCACCGGCTTCCGGTTGGACCCGGCGCACCCGAACGTGGTGGCACCGGCCAAGCGGCCGTTCCACACCATCATCCCGGGCTTCCTCACCCGCGACGGCGCGCCGGTCGGCCCGTTCGGGGTGATGGGCGGCCACATGCAGCCGCAGGGACACGTGCAGCTGGTCTCCGCGACCGTGGACGCCGGCCTCGACCCGCAGGCGGCACTGGACACCCCGCGCTGGTACTGGCACGCCGGTCGCACCGTGCTGGTCGAGCCCACGCTCGACCAGCGCGTGGTCGCCGCCCTGCTCGGTCGCGGCCACGAGGTCACCGTCGCCGGGGAGCCGGCGGTCTTCGGGTACGGCCAGGCGATCTGGCGCCACCCGTCGGGCGGGTACGTGGCCGGCTCGGAGTCCCGGGTCGACGGCGCGATGCTGGGCTGGTGA
- a CDS encoding zinc-dependent metalloprotease, translated as MAQFVDWDLAAATAGALSKSGPRVSYAEATDVVGELRRLTEEAAGHVADYTGLRSQVAHPPVRVVDRRDWAAANIAGLREVITPLVDRLSGDKKPGPLTEAIGSRLTGVQAGTVLAYLSGRVLGQYEVFAGDPGQLLLVAPNIVEVERKLGADPRDFRLWVCLHEVTHRTQFTAVPWMRAYFLSEVQAFVDASQGSEHLLERLRRGVATLSDAVKDPESRASVLDIVQTPAQRAVLDRLTALMTLLEGHAEFVMDGVGPQVIPSVESIRAAFNRRRESGNPLEKAIRRLLGVEVKMRQYAEGRKFVHGVVDRVGMAGFNRIFGSPLTLPRLEELGDPDAWVARVHGPAGATPAAG; from the coding sequence ATGGCGCAGTTCGTGGACTGGGATCTGGCCGCCGCGACCGCGGGGGCACTGAGCAAGTCGGGCCCCCGGGTGTCGTACGCGGAGGCCACCGACGTGGTCGGCGAGCTGCGGCGGCTCACCGAGGAGGCGGCCGGGCACGTCGCCGACTACACCGGCCTGCGTTCGCAGGTGGCCCACCCGCCGGTACGGGTGGTGGACCGTCGCGACTGGGCGGCCGCCAACATCGCCGGGCTGCGTGAGGTGATCACCCCCCTGGTGGACCGGCTCTCCGGCGACAAGAAGCCGGGGCCGCTGACCGAGGCGATCGGCTCCCGCCTCACCGGCGTGCAGGCCGGCACCGTGCTGGCGTACCTCTCCGGCCGGGTCCTCGGCCAGTACGAGGTCTTCGCCGGCGACCCGGGTCAGCTGCTGCTGGTCGCGCCGAACATCGTCGAGGTGGAGCGCAAGCTGGGGGCCGACCCGCGCGACTTCCGGCTCTGGGTCTGCCTGCACGAGGTGACCCACCGGACGCAGTTCACCGCGGTGCCGTGGATGCGGGCGTACTTCCTCAGCGAGGTGCAGGCGTTCGTCGACGCCTCGCAGGGCAGCGAGCACCTGCTGGAGCGGCTGCGGCGCGGCGTGGCGACGCTCTCCGACGCGGTCAAGGACCCGGAGAGCCGGGCGAGCGTCCTCGACATCGTGCAGACCCCCGCCCAGCGGGCCGTCCTCGACCGGCTCACCGCCCTGATGACGCTGCTGGAAGGGCACGCCGAGTTCGTGATGGACGGCGTCGGCCCGCAGGTGATCCCCAGCGTGGAGTCGATCCGCGCCGCCTTCAACCGGCGTCGGGAGTCCGGCAACCCGCTGGAGAAGGCGATCCGCCGGCTGCTGGGCGTCGAGGTCAAGATGCGCCAGTACGCGGAGGGCCGCAAGTTCGTGCACGGGGTGGTCGACCGGGTCGGCATGGCCGGCTTCAACCGGATCTTCGGTTCGCCGCTGACCCTGCCCCGGCTGGAGGAGCTGGGCGACCCGGACGCCTGGGTGGCCCGGGTGCACGGGCCGGCCGGCGCGACCCCGGCCGCCGGCTGA
- a CDS encoding DNA-3-methyladenine glycosylase family protein, with protein sequence MVGPWSLATSRAFWEGFAPAALPGQDTPDMLRTVFLVDRDWSRAVATVEQRAATARITVAGIGDLDAAAAQVARFLSLDVDATGWPAVGDRDPVIGTAQRQMPGLRPCGFHSPYEAACWAVLSQRVRITQAARLRADLIREHGQDGAFPAPARLRDLDLGLPGRKPEYLHAIAEAALDGLLDGSRLRGLEPDAAIDQVRQVKGLGPFAAELVVLRGANHPDGLPRHEARLEAEIAECYGSGSALPDVAQAWRPYRTWAAVHLRVLRERRLGGPGSRGTR encoded by the coding sequence GTGGTTGGCCCGTGGTCGCTGGCCACCTCCCGCGCCTTCTGGGAGGGCTTCGCGCCTGCGGCCCTGCCCGGCCAGGACACGCCGGACATGCTGCGGACCGTGTTCCTGGTCGACCGCGACTGGTCCCGTGCGGTCGCCACCGTCGAGCAGCGTGCCGCCACCGCCCGGATCACCGTGGCCGGCATCGGCGACCTGGACGCCGCGGCCGCCCAGGTCGCCCGCTTCCTCTCGCTCGACGTGGACGCCACCGGATGGCCGGCGGTCGGCGACCGGGACCCGGTCATTGGCACGGCCCAACGGCAGATGCCCGGGCTGAGACCCTGCGGCTTCCACTCGCCGTACGAAGCCGCCTGCTGGGCGGTGCTGTCGCAACGGGTGCGCATCACCCAGGCCGCCCGGCTCCGCGCCGACCTGATCCGGGAGCACGGTCAGGACGGCGCCTTCCCCGCCCCCGCCCGACTCCGGGATCTCGACCTCGGTCTGCCCGGCCGGAAGCCCGAATACCTGCACGCGATCGCCGAGGCCGCGCTCGACGGGCTTCTCGATGGCAGCCGACTGCGCGGCCTCGAACCCGACGCCGCAATCGACCAGGTGCGGCAGGTGAAAGGGCTGGGCCCGTTCGCCGCCGAACTCGTCGTGCTGCGCGGTGCCAACCACCCGGACGGCCTGCCCCGCCACGAGGCGCGGCTGGAGGCCGAGATCGCCGAGTGCTACGGCTCGGGCAGCGCCCTCCCGGACGTGGCACAGGCCTGGCGGCCCTACCGCACCTGGGCCGCCGTCCACCTGCGAGTCCTGCGCGAGCGGCGCCTCGGCGGGCCCGGGAGCCGCGGGACGCGGTAG
- the tilS gene encoding tRNA lysidine(34) synthetase TilS, whose translation MAALAPPVATVRTAVRRALAGLTGDGPVLVACSGGADSLALAAATAFVAPRSGRRAGLVTVDHGLQPGSAERAGTVAGWACEQGLDPVDSIAVTVDGRPGGPEAAAREARYQALVDTARRHGAAAVLLGHTRDDQAETVLLALARGAGPRGLAGMPVRRELAGVPLLRPLLDVSREDTRKACAALGLTPWEDPHNADPAYARARVRADVLPALVAALGPGVLENLARTAQLLAADTAALDDLAATALADTRSPDGGLRVDGLTALPAAVRTRVLHAWARELGASPAALSHRHVVALDALVTHWHGQGPVHLPGGLRVARRATRLTVVDPV comes from the coding sequence GTGGCCGCGCTCGCCCCGCCGGTCGCCACCGTCCGGACGGCGGTCCGCCGGGCGCTGGCCGGGCTGACCGGGGACGGACCGGTGTTGGTGGCCTGCTCGGGTGGGGCCGACTCGCTCGCCCTGGCCGCCGCCACCGCCTTCGTCGCACCGCGATCGGGTCGGCGGGCCGGCCTGGTCACGGTGGACCACGGGCTGCAACCCGGCTCGGCCGAGCGGGCCGGGACGGTTGCCGGCTGGGCCTGCGAGCAGGGCCTCGACCCGGTCGACTCGATCGCGGTGACCGTCGACGGTCGCCCCGGCGGCCCCGAGGCGGCGGCCCGTGAGGCGCGCTACCAGGCGCTCGTCGACACCGCCCGGCGGCACGGGGCGGCGGCCGTGCTGCTCGGCCACACCCGCGACGACCAGGCCGAGACGGTGCTGCTCGCGCTGGCCCGGGGCGCCGGCCCGCGCGGGCTGGCGGGAATGCCCGTCCGCCGGGAGTTGGCCGGGGTGCCGCTGCTGCGACCGCTGCTCGACGTGAGCCGGGAGGACACCCGCAAGGCCTGCGCCGCGCTGGGCCTCACCCCGTGGGAGGACCCGCACAACGCCGACCCGGCGTACGCCCGGGCCCGGGTCCGCGCCGACGTGCTGCCGGCGCTGGTGGCGGCGCTCGGCCCCGGGGTGCTGGAGAACCTGGCCCGGACCGCCCAGCTGCTGGCCGCGGACACCGCCGCCCTGGACGACCTCGCCGCAACCGCCCTGGCCGACACCCGCTCGCCCGACGGCGGACTCCGCGTCGACGGGCTGACCGCGCTGCCGGCGGCGGTACGCACCCGGGTGCTGCACGCCTGGGCCCGGGAACTGGGCGCGTCGCCGGCAGCCCTGTCGCACCGGCACGTGGTCGCCCTGGACGCGCTGGTGACGCACTGGCACGGTCAGGGCCCGGTCCACCTGCCCGGCGGCCTGCGTGTGGCGCGCCGGGCGACCCGGCTCACCGTGGTCGACCCGGTCTGA
- a CDS encoding VOC family protein encodes MTVTGPDFIALQVRDLAAAAEFYENRLGLRRAPSGPPHAVVFATSPVPFAVREPLPGFDLDAVGPQPGAGVALWLRADDAQAVHDDLAAAGVPIVAAPVDGPFGRTFTFRDLDGYAVTIHDQA; translated from the coding sequence ATGACAGTCACCGGTCCCGACTTCATCGCTCTGCAGGTGCGCGACCTCGCCGCCGCCGCCGAGTTCTACGAGAACCGGCTCGGGCTGCGCCGCGCCCCGTCCGGCCCGCCGCACGCGGTGGTCTTCGCCACCAGCCCGGTGCCGTTCGCCGTCCGGGAGCCACTGCCCGGCTTCGACCTCGACGCGGTGGGGCCGCAGCCCGGTGCGGGGGTGGCCCTGTGGCTGCGCGCCGACGACGCCCAGGCCGTGCACGACGACCTCGCCGCCGCTGGCGTGCCGATCGTCGCCGCCCCGGTCGACGGCCCGTTCGGCCGCACCTTCACCTTCCGGGACCTCGACGGCTATGCCGTCACCATCCACGACCAGGCCTGA
- the dacB gene encoding D-alanyl-D-alanine carboxypeptidase/D-alanyl-D-alanine endopeptidase: MTESPGSVPYPQPYGAAPAPAAARSRRRWPLALALVAVLLVVLAGVGVVVVRPGPVAGWLGAASAPPASARAAEPDPSAVLAGPDANAPLPTPEGVRAALDPLTRAAVLGDRVNISVADVSTGTALYGSGQDTPTVPASVTKLATAVAVLEARGPAYRIPTRAVAGPNPGEVVLVGGGDPSLAVNNHGFYPGAARLDDLAAQVRTALGGTAPTRVIVDSSLFTGPVYEPGWDADIPTGGFGAPITALMTDGARRDPETARKTADQTNHAAERVPQPDLAAGRQFARLLGLTGDAVAVQRGKAPAAGPSATAGAPAPGAELGKVESLPLIRLVDIMISDSDNVIAECMARQVALARNKPASFAGGAAATDEVIGELGLPAAEISLADGSGLSRTNRISPSLLTDLLTLAGNGSHPELGAIFGGLPVGGWSGTLDERYQATATKAGAGMVRAKTGTLTGVNAIAGLVTTADGRLLTFAVLTDRTPPDTLDETRQALDRISSALAGCGCR; encoded by the coding sequence ATGACGGAAAGTCCGGGTTCCGTACCCTACCCGCAGCCGTACGGTGCCGCGCCGGCTCCCGCCGCGGCCCGGTCGCGACGGCGCTGGCCGCTCGCGTTGGCGCTGGTGGCGGTGCTGCTCGTGGTGCTCGCCGGGGTCGGCGTCGTGGTGGTGCGCCCCGGCCCGGTGGCCGGCTGGCTCGGTGCGGCGTCCGCCCCGCCGGCGAGCGCGCGCGCCGCGGAACCCGACCCGTCGGCCGTCCTGGCCGGCCCGGACGCCAACGCCCCGCTGCCCACCCCCGAGGGGGTCCGCGCCGCCCTCGACCCGCTGACCCGCGCCGCCGTCCTCGGCGACCGGGTGAACATCTCGGTCGCCGACGTGTCCACCGGCACCGCGCTCTACGGCAGTGGGCAGGACACCCCGACGGTGCCCGCCTCGGTGACGAAGCTGGCGACCGCGGTGGCGGTGCTGGAGGCGCGGGGCCCGGCGTACCGGATCCCCACCCGCGCGGTGGCCGGGCCGAACCCGGGCGAGGTGGTCCTCGTCGGTGGCGGCGACCCGAGCCTGGCGGTGAACAACCACGGCTTCTATCCGGGCGCGGCACGCCTCGACGACCTGGCCGCCCAGGTGCGCACCGCGCTCGGTGGCACCGCGCCGACCCGGGTGATCGTCGACTCGTCCCTGTTCACCGGCCCGGTCTACGAGCCGGGCTGGGACGCCGACATCCCGACCGGTGGCTTCGGTGCCCCGATCACCGCGCTGATGACCGACGGCGCCCGCCGGGACCCGGAGACGGCCCGGAAGACCGCCGACCAGACCAACCACGCCGCCGAGCGGGTCCCACAGCCGGACCTGGCCGCCGGCCGGCAGTTCGCCCGGCTGCTCGGGCTGACCGGCGACGCCGTCGCGGTGCAGCGCGGCAAGGCGCCCGCCGCCGGACCGAGTGCGACGGCCGGGGCGCCGGCTCCCGGCGCCGAGCTGGGCAAGGTCGAGTCGCTGCCGCTGATCCGGTTGGTCGACATCATGATCAGCGACAGCGACAACGTGATCGCCGAGTGCATGGCCCGGCAGGTGGCGCTGGCCCGGAACAAGCCGGCCTCCTTCGCCGGGGGTGCCGCCGCGACCGACGAGGTGATCGGCGAGCTGGGGCTGCCGGCCGCCGAGATCAGCCTGGCCGACGGCAGCGGCCTGTCCCGGACCAACCGGATCAGCCCGTCGCTCCTGACCGACCTGCTCACCCTCGCCGGCAACGGCAGCCACCCCGAGCTGGGCGCGATCTTCGGCGGCCTGCCGGTCGGCGGCTGGTCCGGCACCCTCGACGAGCGCTACCAGGCAACCGCCACGAAGGCGGGGGCCGGCATGGTCCGGGCCAAGACCGGCACCCTGACCGGGGTCAACGCGATCGCCGGGCTGGTCACCACCGCCGACGGCCGACTGCTCACCTTCGCCGTGCTGACCGACCGGACCCCGCCGGACACCCTGGACGAGACGCGGCAGGCCCTCGACCGGATCAGTTCCGCGCTGGCCGGCTGCGGCTGCCGCTGA
- a CDS encoding GlxA family transcriptional regulator, with translation MLRSVAVVALDQVAAFELGVLAEVFGTDRTADGFPGYRFDVCTVDGGPVRSRSGFLLTPHADLTPVEDADLVAVPAHADGATVPAAVLDALRRAADRGAWLLSVCSGAFVLGEAGLLDGRDCTTHWRHVDELQQRHPKARVRCNSLYVQDGRLLTSAGTAAGIDACLHLVRQEHGSATATRLARRMVVPPHRDGGQSQYVEAPIARAPEAPTLEPVLEWLMGHLARTVTVDELAARAGMAPRTFARRFRAETGTTPHDWLTNQRVLLARRLLEETRLSVETVADQAGFGDAAALRHHFTRRVGTTPHAYRTTFRERVEA, from the coding sequence ATGCTCCGATCCGTGGCCGTCGTGGCACTCGATCAGGTCGCCGCCTTCGAGCTCGGCGTCCTGGCCGAGGTCTTCGGCACCGACCGGACCGCCGACGGCTTCCCCGGCTACCGCTTCGACGTCTGCACCGTCGACGGAGGACCCGTCCGCAGCCGCTCCGGGTTCCTGCTCACCCCGCACGCCGACCTGACCCCGGTCGAGGACGCCGACCTGGTCGCCGTACCGGCCCACGCGGACGGGGCGACCGTGCCCGCGGCGGTGCTCGACGCGTTGCGCCGCGCCGCCGACCGGGGCGCGTGGCTGCTCAGCGTCTGCTCCGGCGCGTTCGTGCTCGGCGAGGCGGGGCTGCTCGACGGGCGCGACTGCACCACCCACTGGCGCCACGTCGACGAGCTCCAGCAGCGCCACCCGAAGGCCCGGGTCCGGTGCAACTCCCTCTATGTCCAGGACGGCCGGCTGCTGACCAGCGCGGGCACCGCCGCCGGGATCGACGCCTGCCTGCACCTAGTGCGCCAGGAGCACGGCTCCGCCACGGCCACCCGGCTGGCCCGCCGGATGGTCGTCCCGCCGCACCGGGACGGCGGCCAGTCCCAGTACGTCGAGGCGCCGATCGCCCGCGCCCCCGAGGCGCCCACCCTGGAACCGGTGCTGGAGTGGCTGATGGGCCACCTCGCCCGCACGGTGACCGTGGACGAGCTGGCCGCCCGGGCGGGCATGGCGCCCAGGACCTTCGCCCGCCGGTTCCGCGCCGAGACCGGCACCACCCCGCACGACTGGCTGACCAACCAGCGGGTGCTGCTGGCCCGCCGCCTGCTGGAGGAGACCCGGCTCAGCGTGGAGACCGTCGCCGACCAGGCCGGCTTCGGGGACGCGGCGGCGCTGCGGCACCACTTCACCCGCCGGGTCGGCACCACCCCGCACGCCTACCGGACCACGTTCCGGGAACGGGTCGAGGCCTGA
- a CDS encoding MarR family winged helix-turn-helix transcriptional regulator — MEQGVGDLDRSIGYALKQAATALRAAMDTGLRPLGLSVPQYACLELLGQRPGLSAAELARGAFVTRQSMHALLLGMEERGLLARATTAARGRALPTELTDTGRDLLARASGIVAGIERQMTGPLPDDARRRLRDDLTACATALGNPPDGPPPAAEGHPVP; from the coding sequence ATGGAACAAGGCGTGGGTGACCTGGACCGGTCGATCGGATACGCGTTGAAGCAGGCGGCGACGGCGTTGCGCGCGGCGATGGACACCGGCCTGCGACCGTTGGGACTCTCGGTCCCGCAGTACGCCTGCCTGGAACTGCTCGGCCAACGACCCGGCCTCTCCGCGGCCGAACTCGCCCGCGGCGCGTTCGTCACCCGGCAGTCGATGCACGCCCTGCTGCTCGGTATGGAGGAACGCGGCCTCCTCGCCCGGGCCACCACCGCAGCCCGGGGACGGGCCCTGCCCACCGAGCTGACCGACACCGGACGTGACCTGCTGGCCCGGGCCAGCGGGATCGTCGCCGGCATCGAGCGACAGATGACCGGCCCGCTGCCCGACGACGCCCGACGACGCCTCCGCGACGACCTCACCGCCTGCGCGACGGCGCTCGGCAACCCGCCCGACGGGCCGCCGCCGGCGGCGGAGGGGCACCCCGTCCCGTGA